In the genome of Segnochrobactrum spirostomi, the window AGGACGCGGCGGCGGGATCATATCTCCGGGGCCCGCCCGTGCTCGGAGTGCCCTCATGTCGCCGCCGCTCAAGGTCGCCGTTCAGACCGACCCGCTCGCCGCCCTCCGGATCGCCGGGGATTCGGGCTTCGCCCTGATGCTCGAGGCGCAGGCCCGCGGCCACGCGCTCTTTCATTACACCCCCGACAAGCTCGCGATGCGCGACGGCAAGGTGTTCGTGACCGTCACGCCGGTCACCGTCCGCGATCAGCCCGGCGACCATTTCACCGCGGGCGAGCCGGAGCGCTGGGCGGTCGAGGATTTCGACGTCGTTCTGATGCGCCAGGACCCGCCGTTCGACCTCGCCTACATCACGGCGACCCATCTCCTGGAGCGCGTCCATCCGCGCACCCTCGTCGTCAACGACCCGGCCGAGGTGCGCAACGCGCCGGAGAAGATCTTCGTCACCCATTATCCGGATTTGATGCCGCCGACGCTGATCACCCGCGACCGCGGCGAGATCGACGCCTTCCGCCGCGAGTTCGGCGACATCGTCATGAAGCCGCTCTACGGCCACGGCGGCGCCTCGGTGTTCCGCCTGACCCGCGACGACCTCAATTTCGGCTCGCTGTTCGATCTCTTCTCGACGACCTTCCGCGAGCCCTGGGTGGTGCAGCAGTTCCTCCCCGCGGTGAAGCACGGCGACAAGCGCATCATCCTCATCGAGGGCGAGTTCGCCGGGGCGGTGAACCGGGTGCCGGCGGCCGACGATCTGCGCTCCAACATGGTGCGCGGCGGGGCCGCGGCGGCGACCGACCTGACCGAGCGGGAGCGCGAGATCTGCGCCCGCATCGGTCCCGATCTCGCCGCCCGGGGCCTCCTCCTCGTCGGCATCGACGTGATCGACGGCCACCTCACCGAGATCAACGTGACGGCCCCGACGGGGCTGCGGGCGATCAAGCGGCTCGGCGGGCCGGACGGCGCCGCGATCCTGTGGGACGTCATCGAGGCGAAGCGCGCGGCGCGGTGAGGGTTCGGTGATGCAGGCCCGCGGCGACGGCGACCTCTCGGGCGGCGGGCTCGCCCTCGACCGGGTCGACGATCCCGATCTCGCTCTGCGGGATGCGATTGTGCGGCCGCTCGTCGCCTTCAACACCGCGGCGATCGCCCCGGCGAACGGCCGCTATCTCGCGATCGTGCTGCGCGACGGAGCGGGCGGGGCGGTGGTCGGCGGGCTGTGGGGGCGGAGCGCCTTCGATTGGCTGTTCGTCGAGCTCCTGTTCGTGCCGGAGAGGGCACGCGGCACCGGCCTCGGCCGCCGTCTCCTGGCCGAGGCGGAAGCGGCGGCGCGCGGGCGCGGCTGCCTCGGCGTCTGGCTCGACACCCTCAATCCGGACGCCCGCCGCTTCTACGAACGCTGCGGCTACACCGTGTTCGGCGAGATCGCCGACCAGCCGCGCGGCGGCCGGCGCACCTTCTTCCAGAAGCGTCTCGACGGCGCGGCACCAGGCCCGCTCGCATCTTTCTGAAGCGCGTGCGTCGCCCGCCGCGTCGCTGCGTCGAAAGCCATGGGTTGCGTCCGCCGCGGGTGGCCCCTAACTAGCCGACGAGCCGCTCCTCGCCCCCCGAGGGAGCCGGCCCGCCTTCTTGACCCGGTGGATGGACGCGGACATGGACGCTGACAGGCAACTCGCGAAGCTGGTCGCCCTCGACGACGAGGACCTCGCGATCGTCTCGGCTCATGTCCAGGATGCCGTGTTCCGCCCGGCTCAGGCGAAATGGTTCGCCCCCGAGCATCGCTTCGTCGTCCCCCTCAACCGCTTCGTCTGGGAGAAGGCGGCGCGCACCGCCGGCCGCGAGGCCGAGCGCCGCGGGGCGGTGCTCAATTTCGACCGCGTCACCGCGGTGAAGGCGACCGGGCTCCCGCTCGGCGATCCGGATGCCGTCACCGTGCTCCTCGCCATCACCTTCCATCCCGCGGCCGAGGGCGCGCCGGAGGGGACGATCCAGCTCCATCTCGGCGGCGGCGCCCGCATCCGCCTTACGGTCGAATGCGTCGAGGCCCGCCTCGGCGATCTCGGCGCCGCCTGGCGCGCCCGCCGCACCCCGGACCACGGCGCTTGAGACTTTCGGCGCTCGAGCCTTCGGGCGCTTGAGCCCGCGGCCGTTCCGCGTTTTTCTATCGGCGTCGAATTCAATCTTCTGCCCTTCGTTCCCCGGGAGTCCCTTTCGTGGCGATCCGCCTGTCTTCCCGCGATGCCGATTTCGGCGCGCGCTTTTCCGCTTTCCTCGCCACCAAGCGTGAGGTCTCGGCCGAGGTCGATGCGACCGTGGCCACCATCGTGGACGCCGTCCGGGCGGACGGGGACAAGGCGCTGATCGAGTTCACCCGCCGCTTCGACCGGCTCGACCTCGGCGCGACGGGGATCGCGGTCGGCGAGGCGGAGCTCGACGCGGCGGAGGCTGCGGTCGACGCGGAGACGCGGGCCGCGCTCGCCTTCGCCCGCGACCGCATCGAATCCCACCATCGCCGCCAGAAGCCGGCGGACGAGCGCTATGTCGACGCGCTCGGCATCGAGCTCGGCCACCGCTGGACGGCGATCGAGGCGGTCGGCCTCTATGTGCCCGGAGGTACCGCGAGCTATCCGAGCTCGGTGCTGATGAACGCCGTGCCGGCCAAGGTCGCCGGCGTCGATCGCCTCGTGATGGTGGTGCCGACGCCGGACGGGGTCCTCAATCCCCTCGTCCTCGTCGCCGCCCGGCTCGCCGGGGTCGACGAGATCTACCGCGTCGGCGGGGCCCAGGCGGTGGCCGCGCTCGCCTACGGCACCGAGACCATCCGGCCGGTCGACAAGATCGTCGGGCCGGGCAACGCCTATGTGGCGGCGGCGAAGCGGCGCGTGTTCGGCACGGTCGGCATCGACATGATCGCCGGCCCGTCCGAAGTCCTCGTCATCGCCGACGGCGACAACGATCCCGACTGGATCGCCGCCGACCTGCTCGCCCAGGCCGAGCACGACACCGCCGCCCAATCGATCCTGATGACCGACGACGCTGCCTTCGCCGACGCGGTCGAGGCGGCCGTCGCGCGCCAGCTCACGCGGCTTCCCCGCGGTGCGGTCGCCGCCGCCTCGTGGCGCGATTACGGCGCGATCATCCTGCTCGGCGATCTCGCCGAGGCGCCGCCGCTCGCCGACCGCATCGCCGCCGAGCACCTGGAACTCGCCGTCGCCGAGCCCGAGACGCTGTTCGAGCGCATCCGCAATGCCGGCGCCGTCTTCCTCGGCCGCCACACGCCGGAGGTGATCGGCGATTATGTCGGCGGCTCCAACCACGTGCTGCCGACCGCCCGCTCGGCGCGCTTCTCGTCGGGGCTCTCCGTGCTCGATTTCGTCAAGCGCACCTCGATCCTGCGCTGCGACGCCGGGGGCTTAAGGGCGCTCGGGCCGGCGGCGATCGCGCTCGCCAAGGCCGAGGGGCTTGACGCACACGGCCGTTCGGTCGGTATTCGATTGAACCTCTGACCGGCGGCGCGGCCGGCACGGGGACGCGGGCGGCGACCGCGAAGCTTTACCGCCT includes:
- a CDS encoding DUF2948 family protein, translating into MDADRQLAKLVALDDEDLAIVSAHVQDAVFRPAQAKWFAPEHRFVVPLNRFVWEKAARTAGREAERRGAVLNFDRVTAVKATGLPLGDPDAVTVLLAITFHPAAEGAPEGTIQLHLGGGARIRLTVECVEARLGDLGAAWRARRTPDHGA
- the hisD gene encoding histidinol dehydrogenase, translated to MAIRLSSRDADFGARFSAFLATKREVSAEVDATVATIVDAVRADGDKALIEFTRRFDRLDLGATGIAVGEAELDAAEAAVDAETRAALAFARDRIESHHRRQKPADERYVDALGIELGHRWTAIEAVGLYVPGGTASYPSSVLMNAVPAKVAGVDRLVMVVPTPDGVLNPLVLVAARLAGVDEIYRVGGAQAVAALAYGTETIRPVDKIVGPGNAYVAAAKRRVFGTVGIDMIAGPSEVLVIADGDNDPDWIAADLLAQAEHDTAAQSILMTDDAAFADAVEAAVARQLTRLPRGAVAAASWRDYGAIILLGDLAEAPPLADRIAAEHLELAVAEPETLFERIRNAGAVFLGRHTPEVIGDYVGGSNHVLPTARSARFSSGLSVLDFVKRTSILRCDAGGLRALGPAAIALAKAEGLDAHGRSVGIRLNL
- the gshB gene encoding glutathione synthase, with product MSPPLKVAVQTDPLAALRIAGDSGFALMLEAQARGHALFHYTPDKLAMRDGKVFVTVTPVTVRDQPGDHFTAGEPERWAVEDFDVVLMRQDPPFDLAYITATHLLERVHPRTLVVNDPAEVRNAPEKIFVTHYPDLMPPTLITRDRGEIDAFRREFGDIVMKPLYGHGGASVFRLTRDDLNFGSLFDLFSTTFREPWVVQQFLPAVKHGDKRIILIEGEFAGAVNRVPAADDLRSNMVRGGAAAATDLTEREREICARIGPDLAARGLLLVGIDVIDGHLTEINVTAPTGLRAIKRLGGPDGAAILWDVIEAKRAAR
- a CDS encoding GNAT family N-acetyltransferase → MQARGDGDLSGGGLALDRVDDPDLALRDAIVRPLVAFNTAAIAPANGRYLAIVLRDGAGGAVVGGLWGRSAFDWLFVELLFVPERARGTGLGRRLLAEAEAAARGRGCLGVWLDTLNPDARRFYERCGYTVFGEIADQPRGGRRTFFQKRLDGAAPGPLASF